The Paenibacillus uliginis N3/975 genome has a window encoding:
- a CDS encoding FAD-dependent oxidoreductase yields the protein MIRDGEKIGIVGAGISGVTLAYELGKKGYRHVTIMEQGDRVGGKCHSIEYKGKTYEMGTLIGLPSYKMTMKLMEEFDLQDKGPLLDRGFFNRDGYTTSQIPVEQLSDFAREFKHLPELLGRYEFIKAPGFANIPLELCKPFAAWCDENGLFVLKQVFMHYFSAFGFGSIDEVPAAYVLKLLNYDNLMSFIEITHMISWPQGVTELVKRMGDQASDLRLTCGVNRIDREEPGRVRVETDQGTLYFDKVIYTASLRDLPDKVDMAPEDRKLLESIIYERFRVYAYRVDNMPKLSGYIPGNMGPGRKGQMMAWYHRWADLAETDLITVYVAESESMSDSEMRESIEATLASLGGENIRLYMMKCWNHFPHVDMDALQRGFYTQLEHMQGKYGIYFAGEIMNFPTLENCIIYAKSLVERYF from the coding sequence ATGATCAGGGACGGTGAAAAAATCGGGATCGTAGGTGCGGGAATCTCCGGCGTGACCCTCGCTTATGAATTGGGCAAGAAAGGTTACCGCCACGTGACGATTATGGAACAAGGGGACCGGGTTGGCGGCAAATGCCACTCGATCGAGTACAAGGGGAAAACCTATGAAATGGGCACCTTGATTGGTCTGCCGTCATACAAAATGACGATGAAGCTAATGGAGGAGTTTGATCTGCAGGATAAGGGCCCTCTGCTGGATCGTGGATTTTTCAACAGGGACGGGTATACAACCTCACAAATTCCTGTAGAGCAGCTGTCGGACTTTGCCAGAGAGTTCAAACATCTTCCGGAGCTGCTGGGTCGCTATGAATTCATTAAAGCCCCGGGGTTTGCTAATATTCCGCTGGAGCTATGCAAGCCTTTTGCCGCCTGGTGTGATGAAAACGGGTTGTTTGTACTCAAACAGGTGTTTATGCATTATTTCAGCGCATTTGGTTTTGGTAGCATCGATGAGGTCCCGGCGGCTTATGTTTTGAAGCTGCTTAATTACGATAACCTCATGTCATTTATTGAAATCACTCATATGATTTCCTGGCCCCAAGGGGTAACGGAGCTTGTCAAGCGCATGGGCGATCAGGCTTCGGATCTGCGGCTTACGTGCGGGGTGAATCGTATTGACAGGGAAGAGCCAGGCAGAGTCAGGGTTGAAACCGATCAAGGAACGCTGTACTTTGACAAAGTAATTTATACAGCCTCACTGCGGGATTTGCCAGACAAGGTGGATATGGCTCCTGAAGACCGTAAGCTGCTGGAGAGTATTATTTATGAGCGGTTTCGAGTTTACGCCTACAGGGTTGACAACATGCCGAAGCTGTCAGGTTACATTCCGGGTAATATGGGACCAGGACGCAAGGGCCAAATGATGGCTTGGTATCACAGATGGGCGGATCTAGCAGAGACGGATCTGATCACTGTATATGTGGCGGAAAGCGAAAGCATGAGTGATTCCGAAATGCGGGAGAGCATCGAGGCTACGCTTGCCAGTCTGGGGGGAGAAAATATCCGGCTTTACATGATGAAGTGCTGGAATCATTTTCCCCATGTGGACATGGACGCCCTTCAGAGAGGCTTCTATACACAGCTTGAACATATGCAGGGAAAATACGGCATCTACTTTGCGGGAGAAATTATGAATTTTCCTACGCTTGAGAACTGCATCATCTATGCCAAATCTTTGGTCGAACGGTATTTCTGA